From the genome of Pseudomonas hamedanensis:
AGGCAGTCAGGCAGTTGATCAAGGATCTGATCGCTGAGCATGGGCCGGTCCACGGCCTGGTCAACAACGCTGGCGGTCAGTATCCGTCACCCCTGGCCTCGATCAATCAGAAAGGCTTCGAAACCGTGTTGCGCACCAATCTGGTCGGCGGCTTCCTGATGGCGCGCGAAGTGTTTAATCAATCGATGAGCAAACACGGCGGCAGCATCGTCAATATGCTTGCCGACATGTGGGGCGGCATGCCTGGAATGGGCCACTCCGGCGCGGCGCGCTCGGGCATGGACAACTTCACCAAGACCGCTGCGTTCGAGTGGGGTTATGCCGGAGTTCGGGTCAACGCGGTGGCGCCCGGCTGGATCGCCTCCAGCGGCATGGATACGTATGAAGGTGCGTTCAAAGCGGTGATCCCGACCCTGCGCGAGCATGTGCCGCTCAAACGCATCGGCACCGAGTCGGAGGTGAGTGCGGCGATCGTGTTTCTGCTCAGTCCGGCAGCCGCGTTCATCAGCGGCACCACGGTGAAAATCGACGGTGCCGCCAGCCTCGGCAGTCGCGCCTGGCCGCTGCACAAGGCCAGCCACAGCGAGTCGTTCAACGGCTTCCACCGCGCCTATCTTCCAGAAGTGCTCAAGGACAAGGAATAAGCCATGGCGCACCTACAGTCGCAACTCGACCCGCACAGTGACACGTTCGCGCGCAATCGCGCGGCCATGCTGGCGGCCATCGAGCAGGTGCAACAGCTGGAACGGAACCTGCTGGGCAAGGCCGCCGAAGCCAAAGCCAAATTCGACAAGCGCGGGCAATTGTTGCCCCGCGAACGCCTGAACCTGTTGCTCGACCCCGGCGCGCCGTTCCTCGAACTGGCCAGCCTCGCCGGCTACAAGTTGCACGACGACAAAGACGGCAGCGCGGCCGGTGGCGGCCTGATCGCCGGCATCGGCTATGTGTCCGGCGTGCGCGTGGTGGTGGTGGCGAACAACAGCGCGATCAAGGGCGGCACCATCTCGCCAAGCGGATTGAAAAAATCCCTGCGCCTGCAACAGATCGCCCTGGAAAACAAACTGCCAGTGATCACCCTCGCCGAAAGCGGCGGCGCCAACCTCAATTACGCGGCGGAAATTTTCGTCGAAGGCGCGCGCAGCTTTGCCAATCAGGCGCGGATGTCGGCCCAAGGCCTGCCGCAGATTACCGTGGTGCACGGCTCGGCCACGGCGGGCGGCGCCTACCAACCGGGGCTGTCGGATTACGTGGTGGTGGTGCGCGGCAAGGCCAAGCTGTTCCTCGCCGGCCCGCCGCTGCTTAAAGCGGCGACCGGCGAAATCGCCACTGACGAAGAACTCGGGGGCGCCGAGATGCACGCGCAGGTCGCCGGCACTGCTGAATATCTGGCTGAAAACGACGCTGACGGCATCCGTCAGGTACGCGACATCATGCGCATGCTGCCATGGAACGAACAATTGCCATGGCGCGCGCAGCCGCCATACAAAGAGCCGCTCTACCCTATCGACGAGCTGCTCGGCCTGATCCCCGATGACCCGAAAAAACCGTATGACGTGCGCGAAATCATCGCACGCATCGCCGACGAATCGTGCTTCCTCGAATTCAAAGGCGAGTTCGATCAACAGACGATTTGCGGCCACCTGAAAATTCAGGGCCGCGCCTGCGGCTTCATTGGCAACAACGGGCCGATCACCCCCAACGGTGCGAGCAAGGCAGCGCAGTTCATTCAACTGTGCGACCAGAGCCAGACGCCGCTGCTGTTTTTTCACAACACCACGGGCTTCATGGTCGGCACCGAATCGGAACAGCAAGGCGTGATCAAACACGGCTCGAAGCTGATTCAGGCCGTGGCCAACGCGCGGGTGGCGAAACTGACGATCGTCGTCGGCGGTTCCTACGGGGCTGGCAACTACGCGATGTGCGGACGCGGTCTCGATCCACGCTTCATCTTCGCCTGGCCGAACAGCCGCACAGCGGTGATGGGTGGCGCTCAGGCCGGCAAGGTGTTGCGCATCGTTACCGAAGCCAAACAGCTCAAGGACGGCCAGGTGCCGGACCCGAAAATGCTCGACATGCTGGAGCAAATGACCGCGCAGAAACTCGACAGCCAATCCACCGCGCTCTACGGCAGCGCCAACCTGTGGGACGACGGCCTGATCGACCCGCGCGACACCCGCACCCTGCTCGGCTATTTGCTGGATATCTGCCACGAAGCCGACCTTCGCAAGCTGCAACCCAACAGCTTCGGCGTCAGCCGCTTCTGAGCGCCACGGATCCTACGGAGAACAACAATAATGATCTTCACCCCGGAACACGAAGCCTTGCGCCGCACCGTCCGCCAGTTCGTCGAACACGAGATCAACCCGCACGTCGATGAGTGGGAGAAAGCCGGACGCTTTCCCATCCACGAGATTTTCCGCAAGGCTGGCGACCTAGGTTTGCTGGGTATTTCCAAACCGGAAAAATTCGGCGGCATGGGCCTCGATTACAGCTATTCGATCGTAGCTGCCGAAGAGTTCGGCACCATCCATTGCGGTGGCATCCCAATGTCGATCGGCGTGCAGACCGACATGTGCACACCCGCGCTGGCCCGTTTCGGCTCCGATGAACTGCGCGAAGAATTCCTGCGCCCGGCAATCAGCGGCGAGCAGGTGGGTTGCATCGGCGTTTCCGAAGTCGGCGCCGGCTCCGATGTCGCCGGACTGAAAACCACCGCGCGCAAGGACGGTGACGACTACGTGATCAACGGCAGCAAAATGTGGATCACCAATTCGCCGAGCGCCGACTTCATCTGCCTGCTGGCCAACACCTCGGACGACAAACCGCACGTCAACAAGTCGCTGATCATGGTGCCGGTGAACACGCCGGGGATCAGCCTCGGTTCGCACCTGGACAAACTCGGCATGCGCAGCTCCGAAACCGCGCAGGTGTTCTTCGACGACGTGCGCGTGCCTCAACGCAATCGCATCGGCCACGAAGGCGCAGGCTTCATGATGCAAATGCTGCAGTTTCAGGAAGAACGCCTGTTCGGCGCGGCGAACATGATCAAGGGTCTGGAATATTGCGTCGACAGCACCATCGAGTACTGCAAGGAGCGCA
Proteins encoded in this window:
- a CDS encoding SDR family oxidoreductase; its protein translation is MAYASIFKADLFSGDNVIVTGGGSGIGRCTAHELAALGANVLLVGRKPEKLEKVAAEIAEDGGRAHWKACDIRDEEAVRQLIKDLIAEHGPVHGLVNNAGGQYPSPLASINQKGFETVLRTNLVGGFLMAREVFNQSMSKHGGSIVNMLADMWGGMPGMGHSGAARSGMDNFTKTAAFEWGYAGVRVNAVAPGWIASSGMDTYEGAFKAVIPTLREHVPLKRIGTESEVSAAIVFLLSPAAAFISGTTVKIDGAASLGSRAWPLHKASHSESFNGFHRAYLPEVLKDKE
- a CDS encoding acyl-CoA carboxylase subunit beta — translated: MAHLQSQLDPHSDTFARNRAAMLAAIEQVQQLERNLLGKAAEAKAKFDKRGQLLPRERLNLLLDPGAPFLELASLAGYKLHDDKDGSAAGGGLIAGIGYVSGVRVVVVANNSAIKGGTISPSGLKKSLRLQQIALENKLPVITLAESGGANLNYAAEIFVEGARSFANQARMSAQGLPQITVVHGSATAGGAYQPGLSDYVVVVRGKAKLFLAGPPLLKAATGEIATDEELGGAEMHAQVAGTAEYLAENDADGIRQVRDIMRMLPWNEQLPWRAQPPYKEPLYPIDELLGLIPDDPKKPYDVREIIARIADESCFLEFKGEFDQQTICGHLKIQGRACGFIGNNGPITPNGASKAAQFIQLCDQSQTPLLFFHNTTGFMVGTESEQQGVIKHGSKLIQAVANARVAKLTIVVGGSYGAGNYAMCGRGLDPRFIFAWPNSRTAVMGGAQAGKVLRIVTEAKQLKDGQVPDPKMLDMLEQMTAQKLDSQSTALYGSANLWDDGLIDPRDTRTLLGYLLDICHEADLRKLQPNSFGVSRF
- the atuD gene encoding citronellyl-CoA dehydrogenase, with the translated sequence MIFTPEHEALRRTVRQFVEHEINPHVDEWEKAGRFPIHEIFRKAGDLGLLGISKPEKFGGMGLDYSYSIVAAEEFGTIHCGGIPMSIGVQTDMCTPALARFGSDELREEFLRPAISGEQVGCIGVSEVGAGSDVAGLKTTARKDGDDYVINGSKMWITNSPSADFICLLANTSDDKPHVNKSLIMVPVNTPGISLGSHLDKLGMRSSETAQVFFDDVRVPQRNRIGHEGAGFMMQMLQFQEERLFGAANMIKGLEYCVDSTIEYCKERKTFGNALIDNQVIHFRLAELQTEIECLRALVYQATEQYIKGQDVTRLASMAKLKAGRLGREVSDSCLQYWGGMGFMWDNPVARAYRDVRLVSIGGGADEIMLGIICKLMGILPGKKK